A part of Candidatus Brocadia sp. genomic DNA contains:
- a CDS encoding NfeD family protein: MTQIWWIWMSIAAAFIIGEIFTPGFFLLWFGIGAAVAGILAILGFGMGWQWGAFLLIASVLFAISRRFAERFTKKQPLGIGANRYIGEKGVVLEEIDTIKNTGLVRIRNENWRADSDTGEIIPVGKKVEVIKVVGTHLVVKILSEGG; this comes from the coding sequence GTGACTCAGATCTGGTGGATATGGATGTCTATTGCTGCCGCTTTTATTATTGGTGAGATATTTACCCCTGGATTTTTTCTTTTGTGGTTTGGTATTGGAGCGGCAGTAGCGGGTATTTTAGCGATCCTGGGATTCGGTATGGGCTGGCAATGGGGCGCTTTTCTCCTTATTGCAAGTGTGCTTTTTGCGATTTCCAGAAGATTTGCGGAACGGTTTACCAAAAAGCAACCGTTGGGTATCGGTGCTAACCGGTATATTGGTGAAAAAGGCGTCGTACTGGAAGAAATCGATACTATAAAAAATACCGGTCTTGTCAGAATAAGAAATGAGAACTGGAGAGCTGATAGCGATACGGGAGAAATAATACCTGTCGGAAAAAAGGTTGAGGTGATAAAGGTGGTTGGAACACACCTTGTGGTCAAAATTTTGAGTGAAGGAGGGTGA